One segment of Theobroma cacao cultivar B97-61/B2 chromosome 9, Criollo_cocoa_genome_V2, whole genome shotgun sequence DNA contains the following:
- the LOC18590771 gene encoding nudix hydrolase 9 isoform X1: protein MEKEAIDGCSSLAYKLLFSCPFGLSPPQLSVVFDESYDRIPHSDISLENSISEIWDLRVQKNASLFNGKKFRYGGYSQKSGDGSNQESYVCLHLGLTDYRTFVGTNLNPSWEKFLVASEDDSTRCQHTSSPLGNGAIVETSDKKIVVLQRSNNVGEFPGHFVFPGGHPEPQEVGIETHEYGKDSKDSELVNKRVSQEMFDSIIREVVEEIGVPTTSLSDPLFIGISRRVLNVRPAIFFFIKCSLQSKEIQQLYSNAQDGYESTQLYTVSMIELERMALKMPGCHQGGFALYKLMVGASMNI, encoded by the exons atggAGAAGGAAGCGATTGATGGGTGTTCTTCTCTTGCTTACAAGCTTTTATTCTCATGCCCTTTTggtctttctccaccacag CTGTCAGTGGTTTTCGACGAATCATACGATAGAATTCCTCATTCAGACATAAGTTTGGAGAACTCCATTTCTGAG ATATGGGATCTGAGGGTTCAGAAAAATGCATCTTTATTCAATGGCAAGAAATTTAGG TATGGAGGATATAGTCAGAAGAGTGGAGATGGATCAAACCAAGAATCATACGTATGCCTTCACCTTGGGTTGACAGATTATAG AACTTTCGTGGGAACAAACTTGAATCCTTCGTGGGAAAAATTCTTGGTTGCATCAGAAG ATGACTCAACACGGTGTCAACACACCTCAAGCCCTCTAGGTAATGGTGCAATTGTGGAGACATCTGACAAGAAAATAGTAGTGCTGCAAAGAAGTAACAATGTTGGTGAATTTCCTGGGCATTTTGTTTTCCCAGGAGGCCACCCTGAG CCTCAAGAAGTTGGCATAGAAACCCATGAATACGGTAAGGACTCAAAAGATTCTGAGCTTGTTAATAAAAGGGTTTCCCAAGAGATGTTTGATAGCATTATTCGTGAAGTTGTTGAGGAAATTGGAGTACCAACTACATCCCTA TCAGATCCACTTTTTATTGGCATATCTCGCAGGGTTTTGAATGTTAGACCAgctatctttttctttattaaatgTAGTCTTCAATCAAAAGAAATTCAGCAGCTGTATTCTAATGCTCAAGATGGCTATGAATCCACTCAACTTTATACAGTCTCAATG ATTGAACTAGAGCGTATGGCATTAAAAATGCCTGGCTGCCATCAAGGTGGATTTGCTCTCTATAAGCTGATGGTTGGAGCCTCGATGAATATCTGA
- the LOC18590771 gene encoding nudix hydrolase 9 isoform X2 translates to MEKEAIDGCSSLAYKLLFSCPFGLSPPQLSVVFDESYDRIPHSDISLENSISEIWDLRVQKNASLFNGKKFRYGGYSQKSGDGSNQESYVCLHLGLTDYRTFVGTNLNPSWEKFLVASEDDSTRCQHTSSPLGNGAIVETSDKKIVVLQRSNNVGEFPGHFVFPGGHPEPQEVGIETHEYGKDSKDSELVNKRVSQEMFDSIIREVVEEIGVPTTSLSDPLFIGISRRVLNVRPAIFFFIKCSLQSKEIQQLYSNAQDGYESTQLYTVSMQNLW, encoded by the exons atggAGAAGGAAGCGATTGATGGGTGTTCTTCTCTTGCTTACAAGCTTTTATTCTCATGCCCTTTTggtctttctccaccacag CTGTCAGTGGTTTTCGACGAATCATACGATAGAATTCCTCATTCAGACATAAGTTTGGAGAACTCCATTTCTGAG ATATGGGATCTGAGGGTTCAGAAAAATGCATCTTTATTCAATGGCAAGAAATTTAGG TATGGAGGATATAGTCAGAAGAGTGGAGATGGATCAAACCAAGAATCATACGTATGCCTTCACCTTGGGTTGACAGATTATAG AACTTTCGTGGGAACAAACTTGAATCCTTCGTGGGAAAAATTCTTGGTTGCATCAGAAG ATGACTCAACACGGTGTCAACACACCTCAAGCCCTCTAGGTAATGGTGCAATTGTGGAGACATCTGACAAGAAAATAGTAGTGCTGCAAAGAAGTAACAATGTTGGTGAATTTCCTGGGCATTTTGTTTTCCCAGGAGGCCACCCTGAG CCTCAAGAAGTTGGCATAGAAACCCATGAATACGGTAAGGACTCAAAAGATTCTGAGCTTGTTAATAAAAGGGTTTCCCAAGAGATGTTTGATAGCATTATTCGTGAAGTTGTTGAGGAAATTGGAGTACCAACTACATCCCTA TCAGATCCACTTTTTATTGGCATATCTCGCAGGGTTTTGAATGTTAGACCAgctatctttttctttattaaatgTAGTCTTCAATCAAAAGAAATTCAGCAGCTGTATTCTAATGCTCAAGATGGCTATGAATCCACTCAACTTTATACAGTCTCAATG CAAAACCTTTGGTAG